A region from the Chanodichthys erythropterus isolate Z2021 chromosome 5, ASM2448905v1, whole genome shotgun sequence genome encodes:
- the LOC137020420 gene encoding neuroblast differentiation-associated protein AHNAK-like isoform X2, with product MPCEEPEALEEERPRPQGSSPVEEFPTTEKYEKQAEGDFYDSPTKSSKKSKRIGFGALFDKRSSAKMNQTEDMQNDQSEMIVKTEKEVCAEGLVVSGGGKDGLFIKEVKPESPASKHLSVKEGDQILSATVYFDDVSYEDALRILEHAQPYKVAFCLKRKPHPRTQEEAETMRPDITIGEEAEREEEGGGPEMRGRRKTKKQYDRISWPKFPTFSKGRRANFKRSHSTSEAEEQRKLEISPPTSDTESPLKSPLKSPDGKEKKKTHKMKLKMRMAGCRSKSVEETQENEEVPTTDNMEVLDNQIIMNIAVEPGTNVLESPKILNEAENTDSTKVRNEYTFLTSPATESLHKAELISLDTTLKTTDITVALGEDGKERREISELRVSTQGKDKYEIETESQLKSSTSGMRTSDTSAFDNIMDSPNVISQTEAVGHQVDSDGKPLTNEVLEKTQKSEETDMDIPKVEVSLDMPDVGPISKSPRIGSDKEKKEKNVLETESYGIRTRGPMADIATSKSHFANTVNRLEFTPDTFEIQTKQDVSSTVMDTKKPITSTPVISQPKSHALEVDKSGKNIGGRTDTEVTTKANIESNFKLPKVDLSEFNQEDLITIRQRDPNKVPLLKREEIEIPGMEDKGSKAKFKSPSIKEQKIEKIINISKAEKPRAHGEAEEFNVEDVKEAVSKFPAFKLPERDITGVLVQREIKIMEMKTDKTGMTPKGSPCKISSMSTEINIKLPDTMDKEEQRLSPVASKDQAILLPKSEQFHFDETGVTESKIDKSKIKPADHKPKTGKMLARDKISTSSDVKFKLPKREDIEIPGMEAIEQSVQLQKTKVAKDTDTQDEAVKDYTDTDIKADKKRHEKKSKKTKVSMPSFGIMTPDIHFPGFVIDLPIKAASSKRDNDEIKEMKTGAKISLDEEHVFEKSQKGESCAPEHDTKKAHDIESDLTIKHDVCTGTVKETSKQDVEGELKAEIKSKDTDTSPHKMKMPKLKMPKLGGKSMKGTTEVTTKEDVTVEENEIIEVVLDSEKRTSETDPKAYSSEKDKNWSKLKMPSIDVSVPKMKIPKTEGKSKQEETGLSTPEIHAGVECSKDHISSETTQKPKKERVGKVDMKVEAVEDAREESGFTMIRFGLALPMEKTEESGVLPEESKKSIIKVSGKTEMEPSELPQAEIKETESKMKKRKISFPKFGFSKSDTKVSDADINLPAAQVSLQGADGTELDVESKTTDIEAEFKDSTDSPTKFRLPTIKLPKFGVSFPKTTDTGADIQMPEVSTDETTKDVKLPEAKLSVESTALSDTKGLEMTLSVSKPEVDLSVPEGKTEIKGISIPKVDGFQKKEIKSSEDISFSKPDVDASLTYHIGEIPAAEFSKPDIKAADIDVSLPQIDVSIPEGSVEIKESDVNFTILKDDAEHKDLTTGGTPVKFKLPSFNLPKFGGKSSKVVKDMPFVDIDFEEPDVSLPETQISMKLEDDAEGRCVSVDKEVTVTQQKFGIGLPKVEVRKPADSMDKEESIIDTKKSNAESDQAQKDPRSPTKMKLPTIKFPKFGVSFPKSTDADFDNQMPEVTTDDPTMEIKVPEAELSGDLPSLPEMKTPQIVLSVSKPEVDISTTEVEKAFDAHFEKKKEKVLSPDRAFSKPEVKMSLVGHGLDQEATIEDLKVQAEKLEMGVKVPSGTVDVVIPEAKEKESEIKLKKRKMSFPKFGFSKSDTKIPEADTSLQKEGISVPDTEIKETEVTIPAPEVEVQLKTKSTSGSPSKFKLPTISLPKFDISISKTGEESIAKTDDDAQSEIKAASAVASQDKDKGTGDMEPSKATFESLPVDAEIKIQDTDPGGQGSRFMMPKFEFSFPKLKGPEFKKGASRTDVEKLEATLKHDIESDEGKTDIPEASLKMEVMMKKPKVPSSEHEFSKQDVKAPEINVERGDTSMAVGEVDVNLESDMNIQTTEMLKDDSTTGGSPFKFKLPTFKLPKFGSSSSKVKTEITDLRGEEITLEAEDIFTSVSDLQIDFNVPSQELKKPSISVDLPKVDTGGQYTLSLTEAKSSKAEVDISLPETNLGELSAKAEVPQAKIESKIDQEVDLKDPGIKMKRQGFSFPKFGFSKPDIKAPETDVYLTQVDTPEPEGDVKLKESINITVSNVEAEQKDTTTFGATTTFKLPSINFPKIGGQAMVEEKTMPDVDTAVKEPEVSSPYAQIKISGEAPSVDIKGPHLATEGQSSVNLKVEDAELVGQGGKLKMPKFGIDLPKVKGFDLSASKTEDIAEVQEIDLKKTEITTEGKIHPPERDSKGVDVKIKTLPEFGVSKPDVKAPEVDVSIQKTDISILEGNMDLEEANMDIKVSKVDSDQKGSTIFGSPTKFKLPSISFPKFGAKSQKGALDVNVTDSELEGTNIKSDISKPDVKLQVQPPSDESKVEMSADMPEADSKGQQVKVKRPSFSFPKFGFSKPNIATPEVDVSIQKAEVSIPEGSVPIKEQTVEVTFPGREDEQKELTIVSSPTKFKLPEVNLPKFGVKSSKGTASLPSANKDIKGIELTAHEPDIKVSEQVPKIEKEVDIHATVRELDINLAEGKVILPQPDVDVQGISIEGKADIPEVDLKGLDVKLKKSSFSLPKFGFSKPDIKGHDVDASQPKADMSMQEGNISVKDQDAEIHFRDEMNKQEDPTHTKFKMPSINFPKFGHKYPKSTSDIPEAEVDIKEPEISFSETGEVQTTDMETNIDIKGPTVNVDIKVKEVDTDGTGSKFKLPNFGIGMSKVKEIETEGKEINIETGLLCEGKVHVQQPDVEIQNVTIEGKTDKVEVDSKGMKVKLPKLGFSKPDLKAPEIDVSLPKADMGTSLGHVDVSEQSVEIKLPEEQPDLKEDSFGSPTRFKLPTFSFPKFGTKTSKDTVDIPTAHVDISEVSLTDKKLIMSGEVASVDIKEPTINVEYPSIEMDIKGKDKEQQESKFKLPKFGIALPTTKAPESDQGFKKALTETEVKMSGDVLTTDKKELKLPKGSVELDMQASEMTTDISLQGTTEMGESERDGKTEITSPQFGSPTKFKLPTIKFPKFGFSTSKVTTDAPDSEIKEIKGSSVDYEIETSKVDQADDIECKTAEIETPSIDINIKAKEINQEGQETKFKLPKFGISLPKVKGPEVTVTAKEVKTGTPEVTVTAKEVKMGTPEIGITEPEIKIAADDASLPKLDTALEGSSSLEKTEVETELKDDSVAVSGSPSKFKLPTFKMPKFGMSAQKTSDAKGKVAEVNVPDTKTDLNIKDKPLQVEVSKDIHREGEIKETTEQPPEVAVKKLEGDKGSPSKFKLPTIKMPKMSLSRTKSQDGEDDTTINAHAPEAKTEPKDDAQGPGKSPRFTMPRLEDVLSGFEVEFNVPTIEEMEAQIDKPSVKQDQEAGEKVEEAAEHKDKGVQEKSKFKFKFPKLGFSQSSDESDKLADAKIEESEKHLEASADQKSAVSKEQEKTEKGSWFKFSFSSPTKTTKSDEKEEIIKPPEEAKKSDDVEKESSKAQEEPEKNSLSEAVEENISPTLSLMSSDAFADVSSALTTEQIGLSQTSPTKVKVKYAEPTATIGVNDVQTNVVTSTARCELISMEPHQPEKVNIPFSSDMSSTSVDTLKQMSGEIHVITSNIQAIPETQQAAILTNLDAHGIHTSPLQITLGSDSVLTVEETRVQSGKQTLVEKHVVKETLHDDKETIIVTQRTRVFEGDSAEPISDETASSIRRLRDTVHTEKMRFFDSVEKREEVTVVSYETSLRHVDSSTDENGGN from the exons ATGCCATGTGAGGAACCTGAAGCTTTAGAGGAGGAAAGACCTCGTCCTCAGGGCTCCTCTCCTGTTGAGGAATTCCCCACCACAGAAAAATACGAAAAACAA GCTGAAGGTGACTTCTATGACTCACCCACTAAAAGTTCCAAAAAAAGCAAAAGGATTGGTTTCGGCGCACTGTTTGACAAGCGTTCCTCTGCCAAGATGAATCAAACAGAG GACATGCAAAATGATCAGTCAGAAATGATAgtgaaaactgaaaaagaagTCTGTGCTGAGGGTTTGGTTGTAAGTGGAGGGGGAAAGGATGGCCTCTTCATCAAGGAAGTAAAACCAGAGTCACCTGCCTCAAAGCATCTAAGCGTGAAAGAGG GTGATCAGATTCTTAGTGCTACAGtatactttgatgatgtttcaTATGAAGACGCCCTCCGGATTCTTGAGCATGCTCAACCATATAAAGTGGCTTTCTGTCTAAAACGCAAACCACATCCAagaacccaggaagaagctgaGACAATGAGGCCAGATATAACCATT GGAGAGGAGGCTGAGCGAGAAGAGGAAGGAGGGGGACCAGAAATGAGAGGTAGAAGAAAGACGAAAAAACAATATGATCGCATTTCTTGGCCCAAATTCCCCACCTTTAGCAAAGGTCGCAGGGCGAATTTTAAGAGATCTCACAGCACATCAGAAGCAGAAGAACAGAGAAAGTTAGAAATAAGTCCACCAACAAGTGACACGGAATCTCCTCTTAAGTCTCCATTAAAATCCCCAGAtggaaaagagaagaaaaagacaCACAAAATGAAACTTAAGATGCGGATGGCAGGCTGCAGGAGCAAGTCTGTTGAAGAAACCCAAGAAAATGAAGAGGTGCCAACAACTGACAATATGGAAGTCTTGGACAACCAAATTATTATGAATATAGCTGTCGAGCCAGGGACTAATGTGCTAGAGAGCCCTAAAATCTTGAATGAAGCTGAAAATACTGACTCAACTAAAGTAAGGAATGAATATACATTCCTGACTTCGCCAGCAACTGAATCACTGCATAAGGCTGAGCTCATCAGTTTGGACACAACTTTAAAGACTACTGATATTACAGTTGCTCTTGGAGAGGATGGAAAAGAAAGGAGAGAGATATCAGAACTGAGGGTTAGTACTCAAGGAAAGGATAAATATGAAATAGAAACAGAGAGCCAATTAAAATCCTCCACAAGTGGCATGCGAACTTCGGATACATCAGCATTCGACAATATTATGGATAGTCCTAATGTAATATCACAAACTGAAGCAGTTGGACATCAAGTTGATTCCGATGGCAAACCATTAACTAATGAGGTTTTAGAGAAGACACAAAAGTCAGAAGAAACGGACATGGACATACCTAAAGTTGAGGTTTCTCTTGACATGCCAGATGTAGGACCAATAAGCAAATCACCGAGAATTGGCAGCGAcaaggaaaagaaagaaaaaaacgttCTAGAAACGGAAAGTTATGGGATTCGAACTAGGGGACCAATGGCAGACATAGCCACATCAAAGAGTCATTTTGCAAACACGGTAAACAGACTAGAATTTACACCAGACACTTTTGAGATTCAAACAAAACAAGATGTCTCTTCAACGGTCATGGACACAAAGAAACCAATCACTTCAACACCAGTTATATCCCAGCCAAAATCACATGCTTTGGAAGTGGACAAAAGCGGGAAGAATATTGGGGGTAGAACAGACACCGAAGTAACAACAAAAGCAAATATTGAATCAAATTTTAAACTACCTAAGGTGGATCTCTCTGAATTCAACCAGGAAGACTTGATAACTATAAGACAAAGAGACCCAAACAAAGTGCCTCTCCTGAAACGAGAGGAAATTGAGATTCCTGGCATGGAGGACAAAGGATCAAAAGCCAAGTTTAAGTCTCCTAGTATTAAGGAACAAAAAATTGAGAAGATAATAAATATCTCAAAAGCAGAAAAACCCAGAGCTCATGGGGAAGCAGAAGAGTTTAATGTTGAGGATGTAAAAGAAGCAGTATCAAAATTCCCTGCCTTTAAATTACCTGAGAGAGATATCACAGGAGTCCTTGTACAGAGAGAGATCAAAATCATGGAAATGAAAACAGACAAGACTGGCATGACACCTAAAGGATCCCCTTGTAAAATTTCGAGCATGAGCACAGAAATAAACATTAAGTTGCCTGACACAATGGATAAAGAAGAACAGAGACTTTCTCCTGTTGCTTCAAAAGATCAAGCCATCCTGTTACCTAAAAGTGAACaatttcattttgatgaaaCCGGTGTAACTGAGAGCAAAATAGACAAATCAAAAATTAAGCCAGCAGACCACAAACCAAAAACTGGCAAAATGTTAGCGAGGGATAAAATAAGTACATCCTCAGATGTAAAATTCAAACTTCCAAAGCGTGAAGACATTGAAATACCAGGAATGGAAGCCATTGAACAATCAGTTCAACTGCAAAAAACCAAAGTAGCCAAAGATACAGACACTCAGGATGAGGCTGTGAAAGACTATACTGATACAGATATCAAAGCTgacaaaaaaagacatgaaaagaAATCGAAGAAAACAAAGGTATCTATGCCTAGTTTTGGGATCATGACTCCTGACATTCACTTCCCTGGTTTCGTGATTGATTTACCAATAAAGGCCGCATCATCTAAAAGAGATAATGATGAAATCAAGGAGATGAAAACTGGAGCAAAAATATCTCTTGATGAAGAACATGTCTTTGAAAAATCTCAAAAAGGTGAAAGCTGTGCACCTGAGCATGACACTAAAAAAGCACATGATATAGAGAGTGATCTAACAATCAAACATGACGTTTGCACTGGCACTGTTAAGGAAACCTCAAAACAAGATGTTGAAGGAGAACTGAAGGCTGAAATCAAAAGCAAAGACACAGATACCTCTccacataaaatgaaaatgcctAAATTAAAAATGCCCAAACTTGGAGGGAAATCTATGAAAGGAACAACTGAAGTCACCACAAAAGAGGATGTTAcagtggaagaaaatgaaataatagaGGTTGTATTAGATTCTGAGAAGAGAACATCTGAGACTGATCCTAAAGCATATAGTTCAGAAAAGGACAAAAACTGGAGTAAATTAAAAATGCCAAGCATAGATGTTTCtgttccaaaaatgaaaatccccAAGACAGAGGGAAAATCAAAGCAGGAGGAAACTGGGCTCTCAACACCTGAAATTCATGCAGGTGTTGAATGTAGCAAAGACCACATTTCTAGTGAGACTACACAAAAGCCGAAAAAAGAAAGGGTTGGGAAAGTTGACATGAAGGTTGAGGCTGTAGAAGATGCTCGAGAGGAGAGTGGATTTACAATGATCAGGTTTGGCCTCGCATTGCCAATGGAGAAAACAGAAGAAAGTGGTGTGTTACCAGAGGAATCTAAAAAATCCATCATCAAGGTTAGTGGAAAAACTGAAATGGAGCCATCTGAACTACCACAAGCTGAAATAAAAGAAACAGAGTCTAAAATGAAGAAAAGGAAAATTTCATTTCCCAAATTTGGATTCTCTAAATCAGATACTAAAGTATCTGATGCTGACATAAATCTTCCAGCTGCACAGGTCTCTTTACAAGGTGCAGATGGGACAGAACTAGATGTTGAAAGTAAGACAACAGACATAGAAGCTGAATTCAAGGATTCAACAGATTCTCCCACAAAATTTAGACTTCCCACAATTAAACTTCCCAAATTTGGAGTTTCATTTCCAAAGACAACAGATACTGGGGCTGATATTCAAATGCCTGAAGTCAGCACAGATGAAACTACAAAGGATGTTAAATTGCCTGAAGCTAAATTATCTGTAGAATCTACAGCACTATCTGACACAAAAGGCCTGGAGATGACTCTCAGTGTATCCAAACCTGAAGTTGACTTGTCTGTACCTGAGGGAAAAACAGAAATCAAAGGTATTAGCATTCCAAAAGTAGATGGTTttcagaaaaaagaaataaaatcatCTGAAGATATTTCATTTTCTAAACCGGATGTTGATGCTAGTCTGACTTACCATATTGGAGAAATTCCAGCTGCTGAGTTTTCAAAACCAGACATCAAAGCTGCAGACATAGATGTCAGTCTTCCACAGATTGATGTATCCATTCCAGAAGGTTCTGTGGAAATAAAAGAGTCAGATGtgaatttcacaattttaaaggATGATGCTGAACATAAAGATCTAACAACTGGTGGTACACCAGTAAAGTTTAAACTCCCCTCTTTCAACTTACCAAAATTTGGTGGGAAATCATCCAAGGTAGTGAAAGACATGCCCTTTGTAGATATAGATTTTGAAGAACCTGATGTAAGCCTTCCCGAAACACAAATAAGCATGAAATTAGAAGATGATGCAGAAGGTCGATGTGTTAGTGTAGACAAGGAGGTTACAGTTACACAGCAAAAATTTGGCATTGGCCTTCCAAAGGTTGAAGTCCGCAAGCCAGCTGATAGTATGGACAAAGAAGAATCAATTATAGACACCAAAAAATCAAATGCAGAGTCTGACCAGGCTCAGAAAGATCCAAGATCTCcaacaaaaatgaaacttccCACAATTAAATTTCCAAAATTTGGTGTCTCATTTCCAAAATCAACAGATGCAGACTTTGACAATCAAATGCCTGAAGTCACCACAGATGACCCTACCATGGAAATTAAAGTGCCAGAAGCTGAACTGTCTGGAGATCTGCCATCATTACCTGAAATGAAAACCCCACAAATTGTTCTAAGTGTTTCAAAACCTGAAGTGGATATATCTACAACAGAGGTAGAAAAGGCTTTTGATGCGcactttgaaaagaaaaaagaaaaggtaTTGTCTCCCGACCGTGCATTTTCTAAACCAGAGGTTAAGATGAGCCTTGTAGGTCATGGTCTTGATCAGGAAGCAACTATAGAAGATCTGAAAGTGCAAGCCGAGAAACTTGAGATGGGAGTCAAAGTTCCTTCAGGTACAGTAGATGTAGTCATCCCTGAGGCTAAAGAAAAAGAGAGTgaaattaaacttaaaaaacgTAAAATGTCATTTCCAAAATTTGGCTTTTCCAAATCTGACACTAAGATCCCTGAGGCTGACACCAGTCTTCAAAAAGAAGGAATATCTGTGCCAGACACTGAGATCAAGGAGACTGAGGTGACGATTCCTGCTCCAGAGGTTGAAGTCCAGTTGAAAACCAAAAGTACTTCTGGTTCTCCATCTAAATTCAAGCTTCCAACAATTTCTCTCCCTAAATTTGACATTTCCATTTCAAAGACTGGAGAAGAATCTATTGCAAAAACTGATGATGATGCACAGTCAGAAATAAAGGCAGCATCAGCAGTTGCATCACAAGATAAAGATAAAGGTACAGGAGATATGGAACCATCAAAAGCAACTTTCGAATCCCTACCGGTGGATGCTGAAATAAAGATTCAAGACACTGATCCTGGAGGTCAAGGGAGTCGATTTATGATGCCCAAAtttgaattttcatttccaaAGCTAAAGGGACCAGAATTTAAAAAGGGTGCATCAAGAACCGATGTAGAAAAACTAGAGGCTACACTTAAACATGACATTGAGAGTGATGAGGGAAAAACAGACATACCTGAGGCTTCTTTGAAAATGGAGGTAATGATGAAAAAGCCAAAAGTGCCAAGCTCAGAGCATGAATTTTCTAAACAAGATGTTAAAGCTCCAGAGATTAATGTTGAGAGAGGTGATACATCTATGGCAGTAGGTGAAGTGGATGTGAATCTTGAGTCTGACATGAATATTCAAACAACAGAGATGTTAAAAGATGATTCAACCACTGGAGGGTCACCGTTCAAATTCAAACTTCCTACTTTCAAACTACCCAAATTTGGAAGTTCATCTTCCAaagtaaaaactgaaataacagATTTGAGGGGTGAGGAAATTACTTTGGAGGCTGAAGATATATTTACATCAGTATCAGACTTACAAATTGACTTTAATGTGCCCAGTCAAGAGCTGAAAAAACCCTCAATCAGTGTTGATCTGCCAAAGGTAGATACTGGAGGTCAATACACCCTGTCACTTACAGAGGCCAAATCATCAAAGGCAGAAGTTGATATTTCTTTACCAGAGACAAATCTCGGGGAACTGTCAGCTAAAGCTGAAGTACCACAAGCTAAAATAGAAAGCAAAATAGATCAAGAAGTTGATTTAAAAGACCCAggtataaaaatgaaaagacaaGGCTTTTCCTTTCCTAAATTTGGATTTTCTAAACCAGATATCAAGGCCCCAGAGACTGATGTCTATCTTACACAAGTTGATACCCCTGAACCAGAAGGTGATGTGAAATTGAAAGAAAGTATAAATATCACAGTGTCAAATGTTGAGGCTGAGCAAAAAGATACAACAACTTTTGGTGCCACAACAACATTTAAACTCCCTTCAATCAACTTCCCAAAGATTGGAGGACAAGCTATGGTGGAAGAGAAAACAATGCCAGATGTAGATACAGCTGTTAAAGAACCTGAAGTGAGCAGTCCATatgcacaaataaaaatatcaggTGAAGCCCCATCAGTTGACATAAAGGGACCTCATCTAGCAACAGAGGGTCAATCAAGTGTGAACTTAAAGGTTGAGGATGCTGAACTCGTAGGACAGGGTGGGAAGCTTAAGATGCCAAAGTTTGGTATTGACCTTCCTAAAGTAAAAGGGTTTGATTTAAGTGCATCAAAGACAGAGGATATAGCTGAAGTACAGGAAATTGATCTTAAAAAAACAGAGATAACAACTGAGGGGAAAATTCACCCACCAGAACGTGATTCTAAAGGCGTAGATGTGAAGATAAAAACACTACCCGAATTTGGGGTTTCAAAACCAGATGTAAAAGCCCCTGAGGTTGATGTAAGTATCCAAAAAACTGATATCTCCATACTAGAAGGCAATATGGACCTAGAAGAAGCAAATATGGACATTAAAGTGTCAAAGGTGGATTCTGACCAAAAGGGTTCAACAATTTTTGGATCTCCAACAAAGTTTAAACTCCCTTCAATCAGCTTCCCAAAATTTGGCGCTAAATCACAAAAAGGAGCATTAGACGTTAATGTAACTGATTCAGAACTAGAAGGAACAAATATAAAAAGTGATATTTCTAAACCTGATGTCAAATTACAAGTACAGCCACCCAGTGATGAATCTAAAGTTGAAATGAGTGCCGACATGCCTGAGGCTGATTCCAAAGGACAGCAAGTAAAAGTGAAGAGACCAAGCTTTTCATTTCCTAAATTTGGGTTTTCCAAACCAAACATTGCAACTCCAGAAGTTGATGTCAGCATACAAAAAGCTGAAGTATCTATACCAGAGGGTAGTGTACCCATAAAAGAACAAACAGTAGAAGTTACATTTCCAGGAAGAGAAGATGAACAGAAAGAACTAACAATTGTTAGTTCCCCGACCAAATTTAAGCTACCAGAAGTTAACCTGCCAAAATTTGGAGTCAAAAGTTCAAAAGGTACAGCGAGTTTACCATCAGCAAATAAGGACATTAAAGGAATAGAACTTACTGCTCATGAACCAGACATCAAGGTGTCTGAACAAGTACCAAAAATTGAAAAAGAGGTAGATATACATGCCACAGTAAGAGAATTGGATATTAATCTGGCAGAAGGTAAGGTGATACTACCCCAACCTGATGTTGATGTTCAAGGCATATCCATTGAAGGCAAAGCAGATATACCTGAAGTTGATTTGAAAGGGCTTGATGTGAAATTGAAGAAGTCAAgcttttcacttccaaaatttGGTTTTTCAAAACCAGATATTAAGGGGCATGATGTTGATGCCAGTCAACCAAAGGCAGATATGTCTATGCAAGAGGGCAACATATCGGTTAAAGACCAAGATGCAGAAATACATTTCAGAGATGAAATGAACAAACAAGAAGATCCAACACATACAAAGTTTAAGATGCCCTCAATCAACTTCCCAAAGTTTGGACACAAATATCCAAAGTCCACATCTGATATTCCAGAAGCTGAAGTAGATATCAAAGAACCTGAAATCAGTTTCTCAGAAACAGGAGAGGTACAAACCACTGACATGGAAACAAACATAGATATTAAGGGGCCTACTGTAAATGTTGACATTAAGGTCAAAGAGGTGGACACAGATGGGACAGGAAGTAAGTTCAAGCTGCCAAATTTTGGAATTGGCATGTCAAAAGTAAAGGAGATAGAGACGGAGGGTAAAGAAATAAACATAGAGACTGGCCTGCTGTGTGAAGGAAAAGTTCATGTACAACAGCCTGATGTTGAAATTCAAAATGTGACCATTGAGGGGAAAACAGATAAAGTTGAAGTTGATTCCAAAGGAATGAAAGTGAAACTTCCCAAATTGGGATTTTCAAAACCAGATCTTAAGGCTCCTGAAATTGATGTGAGTCTACCCAAAGCTGATATGGGCACGTCACTGGGACATGTTGATGTTTCAGAGCAATCGGTAGAAATTAAATTACCAGAAGAACAACCTGATTTGAAAGAGGACAGTTTTGGCTCTCCAACAAGATTTAAACTTCCAACATTCAGTTTCccaaaatttggaaccaaaacaTCAAAGGACACAGTTGATATTCCTACAGCACATGTGGACATCAGTGAAGTTAGCCTTACTGATAAGAAGTTAATCATGTCAGGAGAAGTAGCAAGTGTTGACATAAAAGAGCCAACAATAAATGTTGAGTATCCATCCATTGAGATGGACATTAAAGGAAAGGATAAAGAACAACAAGAGAGCAAATTTAAGCTTCCAAAATTTGGGATTGCTCTCCCAACAACTAAAGCTCCTGAGAGTGACCAAGGGTTTAAGAAGGCTCTGACTGAAACAGAAGTGAAAATGTCAGGAGATGTGCTAACTACAGACAAGAAAGAGCTAAAGTTACCCAAAGGATCAGTGGAATTGGATATGCAAGCCAGTGAAATGACAACAGATATTTCACTACAGGGCACTACAGAAATGGGAGAAAGTGAGAGAGATGGCAAAACAGAAATAACAAGTCCACAATTTGGCTCTCCAACAAAATTCAAACTCCCAACAATAAAATTTCCAAAATTTGGATTTTCCACTTCAAAGGTCACTACTGATGCTCCTGATTCTGAGATCAAGGAAATTAAAGGTAGTTCAGTGGATTATGAGATAGAGACATCTAAAGTGGATCAAGCAGATGACATCGAATGCAAAACTGCAGAGATTGAAACCCCATCTATTGATATCAACATAAAAGCAAAAGAGATTAATCAAGAGGGACAGGAAACTAAATTTAAACTTCCAAAATTTGGGATTTCGTTACCCAAAGTAAAAGGTCCTGAGGTGACAGTAACTGCAAAAGAAGTAAAAACAGGAACACCTGAGGTGACAGTAACTGCAAAAGAAGTAAAAATGGGAACACCTGAAATTGGGATCACTGAACCAGAAATTAAAATCGCAGCAGATGATGCAAGTCTCCCAAAATTAGACACTGCTTTAGAGGGAAGTTCCAGCCTTGAAAAAACAGAGGTAGAGACAGAGTTGAAAGATGATAGCGTTGCTGTTTCAGGTTCTCCAAGTAAATTCAAATTGCCTACTTTTAAAATGCCAAAATTTGGAATGTCAGCACAAAAAACATCTGATGCAAAAGGAAAAGTAGCAGAAGTAAATGTACCAGATACTAAAACTGATCTAAATATTAAAGACAAGCCTTTACAAGTAGAAGTGTCCAAAGATATACACCGAGAGGGTGAAATTAAAGAAACCACTGAACAGCCTCCAGAGGTTGCTGTTAAAAAACTGGAGGGTGACAAAGGCTCCCCAAGTAAATTCAAACTTCCTACTATAAAAATGCCAAAGATGAGCCTTTCAAGAACAAAATCTCAGGATGGAGAAGATGACacaaccataaatgctcatgctCCAGAAGCTAAAACAGAACcaaaagatgatgcacaaggaCCTGGAAAGTCACCCAGATTTACAATGCCTAGACTTGAGGATGTTCTCAGTGGCTTTGAGGTTGAATTTAATGTTCCAACAATAGAGGAAATGGAAGCACAAATAGACAAACCATCTGTTAAGCAGGATCAGGAGGCTGGAGAAAAAGTTGAGGAAGCAGCAGAACATAAGGACAAAGGAGTGCAGGAGAAATCAAAGTTCAAATTTAAATTTCCAAAATTAGGATTCAGCCAGTCCTCAGATGAAAGTGATAAATTAGCTGATGCTAAGATTGAAGAAAGTGAAAAGCATCTGGAGGCTTCAGCGGATCAGAAATCAGCTGTTAGCAAAGAACaagaaaaaactgaaaaagGAAGCTGGTTCAAGTTCTCATTTTCGTCTCCAACCAAAACTACAAAATCTGACGAGAAAGAAGAAATAATCAAACCACCTGAAGAGGCGAAGAAGTCTGATGATGTAGAGAAAGAATCCAGCAAGGCACAAGAGGAACCTGAGAAGAACTCGCTCAGCGAGGCTGTGGAAGAAAACATCAGCCCAACTTTATCACTAATGTCATCTGATGCTTTTGCAGATGTAAGTTCTGCATTAACCACTGAGCAGATTGGCCTGTCACAGACCTCTCCTACAAAAGTTAAAGTGAAATATGCAGAACCCACTGCCACCATTGGGGTCAATGATGTACAAACTAATGTTGTGACTTCCACAGCCAGATGCGAACTGATATCAATGGAGCCTCACCAGCCAGAGAAAGTCAACATCCCATTCTCATCAGATATGTCCTCAACCTCGGTGGACACTCTGAAACAGATGTCAGGGGAAATTCATGTCATCACATCGAACATACAAGCTATACCAGAAACACAGCAAGCTGCAATCCTTACTAATTTAGATGCCCATGGAATTCACACCTCACCACTACAAATAACACTAGGCTCAGACTCAGTGTTGACAGTGGAGGAAACCAGAGTGCAAAGTGGGAAGCAAACATTGGTGGAAAAGCATGTTGTGAAAGAAACATTACATGATGATAAAGAGACAATAATTGTGACACAGAGAACACGTGTTTTTGAAGGAGACTCTGCAGAACCCATTTCTGACGAGACGGCTTCCTCGATTCGTAGGCTGAGAGACACGGTACACACTGAGAAAATGAGGTTTTTTGACAGTGTAGAAAAAAGAGAAGAGGTCACAGTTGTGAGCTATGAAACATCTCTAAGACATGTGGATTCCTCTACCGATGAGAATGGGGGGAATTGA